The region AATTTGAATGAATACATTCTCATTGAGTTATGTTATCATTCCTAATTTAGAGAGAAAACATGTCTTTTTGACAGAATAAACAACTTGTCCTTATTCTATTCTAAAATTTTCAAATAATGGAACAAAAGATTCTCTCGGCTCCATTCCACTCCGCACCGGCGCGTAAGTTAGTTAGAGAGAGAAGAGCTTCTCTTTCTCTTTAGAACACGGATTTGCATGCTCAAACGAGAATGAGATGATATGTTGCTAATTATCCTTTTATTATATTATTCTTATAAAAACTTAAAAGTGAAAATTCAACAGCACTAAAATTCACACTTTAACTTCAATTTTGCTTCATTCCAAAACCTTTCCACCACAACTCGACTTCCCTTCATCTCTCTCCGCGAAACATCCCCTTTCACCACCGCCGTGTTGCCCGCTGGTCATCCTCGCGAGCAAACCACATATGGTTTCATGAAAGGTTTGAAGATTAAAGTAAAACACAGTTTTGTATGAGCAATTTTTAGTTTCTTTAGATTCATTGAGTTTATTTTGACATTTACAATTCCCTTTCTTGATATTAAGTGCAGGTGAACCATAAAGCCTCTGGCAAGAAATCTGGTTGTGATTCAAACTACATTCATGATCATGAATAAGCTTTGAGACAGGTAGTTATGATTTTTGAATCATGTTATCTAttgattaatttttttttttagttttatctactgtgtttcattttattttcaatttaaatattcaaaatttaCTTGTGTTTGAAATAACCTAAGTAATTCTACTACTATAGCATTAAACACATAGGTTTTCTTGCATCAAGCTTCATGTAGAACAAACTAGGCATTTTCCATTTATTGTGAAAAGAAAGCTCAAATATGATTTTGCTTATAATCACCAAAATAAATACATAGATTGTTATCAGCTATGTAGCACCGACACCTCTGAAAAAAGGCGTGTCTGTGCTGGTGTCAGACACCTGCACTGACACTTGTGATTACgtttaatttattcatttttttcaaattattatcgGTGTCACCATATCAGTGTCGGAGCGTCCGTGCTTCATAGGTTATCAGGCTATTAAATCTTAGTGTTATAGCTGCAACACTGTCACTTAAAACTTAGCAGAGGAACACACAATCTATAAAGAAGAGAAATTAAAGAAAGCCTAATGAGTGGCATGGGAAGCAATTGTCAAAAAGTCTCAATTGATCTACTTCCTAGAAAGAGCAATTTTAATTACATCTAGCTCCCTGATGACATCTTTCATATTTATTCTCTTTCTCGGCGACTCCACTGAACAAGCAAGTCCAATGTGAAAAAGTTCATGTAAGCACTTCTTCAAATCATTAGGATGCAAGTGGCTTAGGTTTTGATCTcttgttgttgatactgttgtTTGTTTCAATTCTCTTGGGAGTAGAGTCGAGTCTACAATATCTAACACTTTATCTGGCAGTGAAACCTCGACAAAAGAGTACAGATTCATACCATTTGTAAACATCTCATCTGTTGGTTTTCTTCCGGTTAGTATTTCCAGTAAAAAGATTCCGAAGCTATACACATCACCCTCTGCTGAAACTTGACATCCAACTCCATACTCTGAAAATTATGTACTTTAGGGTTAACCATACAAAAATTAAACATGTTGCTTATAAGGCATACAAATAAAATTTAAATACATTTTTGTTCCGACCTCAAGTCCACTGTACTTCTTTTTACGAAGTATTGTCCACTTTAGGTCTTGTACAAACTCTCATGGTTATGTCCTTAGTTAAAAGGCTCGTCAGTGAGTTGAGGAGAGTGAATGTTTAGAAACTACACTAATACTCGATTCCCCAGAAATGTGGGACTTTTTGGTTTACCAGACGAATTTAAAAACATAAATTGAATGGTATCGAACTATACCTGGAGGGGCATATCCAATTGTTCCATTGAATCCAATTGTGCTAGTTTGTAGATCAGAGATGCCATTGATGGCACATAGAAGTCTTGCTTGTCCAAAATCACTCACATGAGCAACCATGTCATTATCAAGAAGGATATTGCTTGGCTTTAAATCACAGTGAATGATTGGCTGCTCAGATTCATAGTGTAGATAGTGTACTGCAGAAGCAACATCTGTGAGAATATTTAGTCTTTGAAGAAGGTTCAAATTTGGTTGATCTTCGATTTCGGAGCCGGGAAGCAGTCTTTTATCCAAGCTTCCATGTTCCATGTATTCAAAAACTAAAGCTTTGAATTCGTTACCACTGTAATCCATACTTGAGCAACATGTTAGAATCTTGACAAGATTCCTATGACGGATACTTTTGAGTGCATTACATTCAGCGATGAAACTCTTGTGCGCTCCCTTGACTTGAAGGTTCAAGACCTTTATAGCAACAACTCTTTCTTCTGACTCAAGAATTCCTTTATATACAACTCCAAAACCACCAGATCCTATCAAGTTGTTGGAAGAGAATCCACTTGTTGCTTGATAAAGTGTTTTGTATGAGACCTTTGGAAGGTGATCTATTGTTGATGAAAAATTGGAAGTTCTCAAGTGTGTTTTTTTACTCCAAAAGATTGCAATAGAGAAAGATGACAAAAGAAGAAAAACAACCACACAAATTGCTATTACTATTATCTTCCAATCCTTTTGGTCTTTTTGTGCCTTATCTTTGACAACACATGGTTGTAGATGTAACCCTGTAATACCACCACAAAGGTCACTGTTGTTTTTCACAGATATCGCACTTTCATTTCTAAACACACCTTCTGTTGGTACTTCACCATCTAACCTGTTAAAAGAAATGTTCAAGTACTTTAGAACAGGAAGACTGTCTAGACCTTCTGGAATTGACCCTGACAAGTTGTTCAGTGACAAATCTAAATATTGAAGGCCTTTCAATGAAGCCAAAGATGAAGGCATGGCTCCTTGGAAAAAATTCCCTTGTAAGTTAAGATATTCCAAACTTATGCACTGTCCGATTATTGCAGGAATTTCACCAGACAGAAAGTTTTTAGAAGCATCCAACTTATTGATGCTTTTCAGGTTGGCAATTTCAAAGGGCAGGCTTCCGCTTAATGAATTGTGGGATAAGTTGAGTAACAATGACAAAGAAGGAAGACCAATGACTTGCCAAGGAATGGTTCCACTAAGGTGGTTATTTGATATGTCCAAGTATTGTAGCATTTGGCAATTTCCAATACTAGGAGGAATGCCTCCTTCTAGCATATTGTTTGACAGGTCAAGTTGAAATAACTGAGTAAGGTTGCCAATTGATGATGGAATCTTTCCTGAAAGTTTGTTTACATTCAATGTCAATGATTGTATCTTTTCAAAATTTCCAAAAGAAGTTGGAATGGAGCCTGAGAGAAGGTTGAACTCCAAGTCAAAGCCAATCAAGTTGATGAGATTTCCTAATCCTGAAGGGATAGTACCGATAATCTGGTTTCCACCAATGTAAAACTGATTTAATTGACCTGAAAAGTTAGCTACAGAGTTTGGTAAAGAACCACCAAAGTTGTTTAGATTCAGATCCAACACTTGTAAATTTGTGCAATTTGTCAAAGATGTCAAGAAATCCAAATCCTTGGATGAATTACTCCCTAGATGATTATATTCCATGGCAATGGACCAGATGTTTTTGAGATTTCCTATTCCAGTTGGAACTTTTCCCACAAAGTTATTCCTAGGGATGTTAAATAACATCAGTTGTGTCGCATTCGATATTGAAATCGGGATAGGGCCCGAGATCTTATTCATACCAATGCCAAATTGTTGGAGATTAGGGAGTGTGAGAAACATGTTGGCAGGTAAAGTGCCATTAAATTGGTTGACACCAGCTGAGAAGAAAGTGAGAGATGACATATTAAATAATGCAAGCGGAAGCACACCATATAGTTTGTTGGATGCAATAGAGATATGTGTCAAGCTTTTCAGATAGCCTATCTCTTTAGGTACATTTCTCTCCAAATTATTGATTCCTAAAGTGAGAACTCTAAGAGATGAAAGATTTCCTATAGATGCAGGAATTTCACCACTCAAATTGTTCATGCCAATAGATAGAATTTCTAGCTTAGTTAGATAGCCAAGCTCCTTTGGTATCTTTCCAACTAGTTTGTTTCCTGTTAAACTCAATCTCTCGAGGTTTGAACAACTAGACAAGTTTGTTGGAATTTGACCTTTTAATGTGTTGTTGGTCAGATACAGCTCCTGCAGCCTGAACAAATGGCCAATTTCCTGTGGGATTTCACCATAGAAGCTGTTGTTTTGAAGGTTAACATATCTCAGAAAGGTGAGGTTTCCAATTTCAGGTGGTATGAATCCAAGTAAGGCATACCCTTGTAGGTTCAAAGAAGTGACCCTTTGATGCTTGAGACTGCACGTGACTCCATGCCAGTTGCAAAAGTAAGTTGAAGTGTTCCAAGATTTCAAAATATCAAAAGGGTCCTTTACTATGGTTTCTTTGAATCTTAGTAATGACAACTGGTCTGTGTCATTTCCCAAGGCACTAGCGGTATTCTTATGTTGGAGACATAGTAGTGTTAGTGTAGCAGCAAAGAGAAGGAAAACATGAAAGCATGTTGAACATATCAGATTCATTTTTGATTGAATTTTGGAGAATCAGAAGGAAATGGAAAATTTGTATGGTGCAAACTGTGCAATACAAATGGATCTATATATAATAATAGTAATGATTTGTGAGTTGAAGATAATGGtgttggtgtgtgtgtgtgaacATTGATAAAGTTTGGGTTATGTAAGTTATTATTATTTGATTAATTTGTTTTCGCCTTCTTATGACTTTGAAATTGCATTGTAAGGATAGGTTTTGAAAAAGATAGTGTCACTATTGATGTATCTTCCATGCTAGATTATTTGAGAAGTAATTACTAATTTATATATGAAGAGCTGAAAAGATGATTCTGAGAGTTGACTCTTCTTTAAAATATTCAATTCGTTTACCATTTATATTTATTATACATGACACGTAGCTTTTGCAAAAAAATTAAATGTTATTAATTACATAAAAAATATAATTTCACAACCATTATTTTATAAGGTCGGCTACTCTATTATTtttaggggtggcaaacgggcatgcccgccccgtttaggcccgccccgTAAAAGCCCGCAAAAAAAACGGGGCTGGGCGGGacggtcatagttgaggatgtaggcctaaaacttagacccgccccgcaaaaaagtgagggcggggaAAGCCCGTGGGCACTGCACTCCTTAAgtctaaaaatgcaaaaatttatgtaaatacacgtgcccgtaaaagcccgcgaaaaaaacggggcggggcgggaCTGACACATTTAAGGGTGGGGGCCTAAATCCTTGGTCCGCCCTGCACAgaagtgcgggcaaaacgggcatgcccagcgggccgagcccgttttgccacccctaattATTTTCTCTGTGGGTAAACATGACAACTCCTAAATTGAGGTTTTGTCGCCTTAATCTTCTTCCCTAAGAGACACCAACAACTCCTTTCCCTCAATGAACTTAATTTGTGTTTGGCAGTTAATTAACTCCATAAAGTCTTGCCTAAGGGACGCGATTGAAATTTAATCTTAGAGATTTAACTTAAAAGTCTTGTCTGAGGGATTGATGGAAGTCCTGTCTGAGAGGTTCAACATCTTGCCTGAGGAATTTGTAGTCTCATCAGTCAGACTCAACATATAATTTAATTCGAGGGACTAAGAGTCTCATCGAACAAGTTTATCTAAATTCAtgattgaagaatttgaagttTCCTCGAGCGGGGTCCAATATAAAGTCTCGCACATTGGACACGGCTGAAGTCTACCCCAAGAGACTTTATTTAAAAGTCTTGTCTCTTGGGGTCCAATATAATGTGAAAGACTTTATATTGGAGTCTCTCCCAAAGTCATACACGGCTGAAGTCTCTCACAAGGTGTGTTGCTCATAAAGAAAGATCCCAATGAATGTAAATGCTCCCTCATGTTTGACCCCCAAAATTTATGATCCAACAGTGGTATCATGAGTCATTGATTCAAGTCAAAGACTGACCCACTTGTATCGAAAGTCCTCCCTACACGGTGGTGGGTAGGAGGCATGTCCCATTGAAAAAGTGTCAACGTCTATACAAATGTATGTGGATGAAAAAGCTTCCGCTTGAGGGGGGGCATTATGTATAGACTTACATTGGAAGGGGATTGTTGAGAAAAATAAGTGAGTTGGAAGTGTTGTATGGAGAAGTTCCACATTGATTAGAAAAATagagacttgagcatttataagtgagagaacacacacacctatcaccttaaaATTTTGGGTGAATATGTAGTGTGTCTCTCACAAGGTGTGTTGCTCATAAAGAAAGATCCCAATGAATATAAATGCTCCCTTATGTTTGACCCCCAAAATTTATGACCTAATAGTAAAGGGTGGGAGAATGGTGATCTTCAGGAGGGGCGATAGCTATACATCTCCTACCATCAGGAATCGTCATGCCCTAAAAGCCCCCTAATCGCCTTGTCATGGAAAAAAGACGTTTCTCGGGTGAAAGAAAATCAGAGTCAATTGACTAGTCCACGTCTCCCTAGGAAATAGGGATTCAATTATTCCCCATTGACTGAGTGAACGATTATCTGGTCTTAGAAAACCTTAGGTCCAAGGGACTTCTATAAATACCTATTCCCTAAACGGGAGAAAGGTTATATCATTATACCCTTAACACACCGCCGAAACACACAAAGCTTCTCACCGCACATGAGTTGACCCTCTCATCGCCGAAACACACAAAGCTTCTCACCGCACATGAGTTGACCCTCTCATACCACCGTAAACACCATAACCATCACCAAACAGGGCATGTCGCCACCACGAGCAACTCCAAACTATTATAATCTACTAAAGCCTCTAAATATCCCCTACCCGCATAGGGATACCATACACACTTGTACTTTTTGATAAGTACACACTATATACAAGAAAATGGTGGGATGTTTGATGTATGCTTTCAACTCCATATTCAATATATATCACAATGTAGTTGTGGTGAACAAAATTATGCAGAAACCTATATTATGACTATATAAATATGCTTTTCTATTTTGTATATCCTGTAACACAGTACATAGGAGGTATTTATAGAATATGAATTACACTAGGAAATAGGGATAATTATTCTCCCTATAAATGCTAATCCTAAATAAGGTAAGAATAGAATAATACAGTTAATTACTATTTAATTACAATTTAAATTCAGCCATAATGAGTTGTACGACATAATCTATTTTGATTTTGTGCTAATATTCAACACCCCCCCTCAAGCTGGCATGAATATATCGTTCATAGCAAGCTTGTACACCATGTTATCAAACAGTCTCTTTGAAAGACTCTTTGTGAGAACATCTGCTACTTGACTTTTGGTGGGTATATAGGACATACAAATCTCACTGCTGTCAATTTTTTCTTTGATGAAATGCTTGTCCACTTCAACATGCTTCGTCCTGTCATGTAGGACATGATTATGGGCAATAGAAATAACAACCTTATTATCGCAGTAAACTTTAATTGGAGTTGGGCCAAAAAACTTCAATTCTTCCATGAATTTTTTGATCTATAATACTTCACAAAAACCATGGGCCACAGATCAGAATTCAGCTTCTACACTGCTCCTGGCTACAACATTTTGTTTTTTGCTCCTCCATGTAACTAGATTTCCACCTACAAAAGTACAGTATCTTGAGGTAGACCTTCTATCATTTATATTACTAGCCCAATTAGCATCAATATAGGCTTCAACTTGTATATGTCCTTTATTTCTGAATATCAGCCCCTTTCTTGGAGTACCTTTCAAATATCTTAATATTCTGAAAATAGCTTTAAAGTGGGTTGCCCCTGATGCATGCATAAATTGGCTTATTACACTTACTGCAAAGGCTATATCTGGCCTTGTATGTGACAGATAAATTAGTCTTTCAGTCAATCGTTGATAACGTTCTCTATCTATTATTTCATCTTCAGCAACTGGCTTTAGTTTCACATTGGGATCCATTGGTGTTTCTATTGCTTTACACCTTGTCATCGCTGTTTCTGTGAGTAAATCGAGTATATACTTGCGCTGGTTGAGAAAAATTCCTTCTTTAGATCTTGCGAACTCCATCCCAAGAAAGAATTTTAACTTTCCAAGGTCCTTGATATCGAACTCAGCCTCAAGTCTTCTCTTCAGATCACTAATTGATTTGACGTCATCTCCTGTAATAATAATGTAATCAACGTACACTATTAAGATAGCAATATTACCTTCACATGAGTGTTTAAAGAACATAGTGTGATCTGCTTGACTTTGGGTGAAAccatgtctcttaacaacactTCCAAATCTCTCAAACTAGGCCCTTGGCGATTGTTTCAATCCATATAAGGATTTTCTCAATCTACATACTTTGTTTCTTCCAAGATTTTTTTCAAATCCAGGAGGTAAACTCATATATACTTCTTCATGTAATTCGCCATTTAAGAAGGCATTTTTAACATCATATTGATATAATGTCCAGTTGAAATTTACTGCAAGAGAAAGAAGAATTCTGATAGAATTGATCTTAGCAACCGGGGCAAAAGTCTCTTGGTAATCAATACCATGAGTTTGAGTAAATCCTTTTTCTACTAATCTCGCTTTGTATCTTTCCACATTTCCATCAACCTTGCATTTCACTATAAAGACTCACTTACACCCTACTGCCTTTTTTATCTTGTGGTAGATCAGTGATACTCCAAGTGTTATTTTTGTTTAGAGCATCCATCTCTTCTTTCACCGCTAATTTCCGATTCGGATCACTTAATGCTTCATGAATAGTTCTGGGCACAAACAAATTAGAAATCCTAGACACATATGCCTTGTGGATGTGTGATAGTTTGTCATATGACAAGTAATTAGACATAGGATGTTTAGTGCACATACGAGAACCTTTCCTCTCAGCAATTGGGACATCGAGGTCATGAATATTTTTTCTCACAGAAATTGGAAGATTAATATCAGGGAAAGACAAATCAGATAAATCATTGGATGAGTAAGAAGGATTACCATATGAAGAACTAGAAGGCAGATTATCTGTAGGACCTTCACTTGATAAATCAGATTGGATTTCTACTAGAGAGACAATAGGGTTTGCACCACCTTTGTGGAATTTTTTCCGAACATACACTTTAAGTTCAGGATTATCATCCTTAATCAATGTTTCTCCCCCTATTTCAGATTCTATTATCTTAGCACTTGGGTGATTTGTAGTCACAATATCATCTAGAGCAGACAAAGTTTCCCAAAAATTATCTTCTTTATTATTAAATTGACTCTCCCCCTGAAGAGAATTTTTAAAAAAGGTTGATTTTCAACAAAGTGAACATCCATGCTTTCAAAAAATTTGTTTGTAACTGGGTTATAACATTTGTATCCCTTTTTATTGGGTGCATAGCCAATAAAAACACATTTTTCGGCTTTAGGATCCAACTTAGAACGAAAAGCATTGGGGATGTAAACATAACGGAGACAGCCAAATTTTTTAAGGGGAAGATCCGTAATAAATACGGGATGTAGGAAAATTGTTTTGTAACACTTGTACAAGACTTTCATATTGTAACACCCGAGATGGCATTCGATTGATGAGGTGACAAGCAGTTAATAAAGCATTTCCCCAAAGATACTTATGCACATTCATAGAAAACATAATAGCTCTAGTAACTTCGAAGAGATGTCTATTTTTTCTTTAAGCAAtaccattttgttgtggagtaTCGCGACAAGTGGATTGATGAATTATCCCCTTAG is a window of Lathyrus oleraceus cultivar Zhongwan6 chromosome 6, CAAS_Psat_ZW6_1.0, whole genome shotgun sequence DNA encoding:
- the LOC127093576 gene encoding putative receptor-like protein kinase At3g47110; the encoded protein is MNLICSTCFHVFLLFAATLTLLCLQHKNTASALGNDTDQLSLLRFKETIVKDPFDILKSWNTSTYFCNWHGVTCSLKHQRVTSLNLQGYALLGFIPPEIGNLTFLRYVNLQNNSFYGEIPQEIGHLFRLQELYLTNNTLKGQIPTNLSSCSNLERLSLTGNKLVGKIPKELGYLTKLEILSIGMNNLSGEIPASIGNLSSLRVLTLGINNLERNVPKEIGYLKSLTHISIASNKLYGVLPLALFNMSSLTFFSAGVNQFNGTLPANMFLTLPNLQQFGIGMNKISGPIPISISNATQLMLFNIPRNNFVGKVPTGIGNLKNIWSIAMEYNHLGSNSSKDLDFLTSLTNCTNLQVLDLNLNNFGGSLPNSVANFSGQLNQFYIGGNQIIGTIPSGLGNLINLIGFDLEFNLLSGSIPTSFGNFEKIQSLTLNVNKLSGKIPSSIGNLTQLFQLDLSNNMLEGGIPPSIGNCQMLQYLDISNNHLSGTIPWQVIGLPSLSLLLNLSHNSLSGSLPFEIANLKSINKLDASKNFLSGEIPAIIGQCISLEYLNLQGNFFQGAMPSSLASLKGLQYLDLSLNNLSGSIPEGLDSLPVLKYLNISFNRLDGEVPTEGVFRNESAISVKNNSDLCGGITGLHLQPCVVKDKAQKDQKDWKIIVIAICVVVFLLLSSFSIAIFWSKKTHLRTSNFSSTIDHLPKVSYKTLYQATSGFSSNNLIGSGGFGVVYKGILESEERVVAIKVLNLQVKGAHKSFIAECNALKSIRHRNLVKILTCCSSMDYSGNEFKALVFEYMEHGSLDKRLLPGSEIEDQPNLNLLQRLNILTDVASAVHYLHYESEQPIIHCDLKPSNILLDNDMVAHVSDFGQARLLCAINGISDLQTSTIGFNGTIGYAPPEYGVGCQVSAEGDVYSFGIFLLEILTGRKPTDEMFTNGMNLYSFVEVSLPDKVLDIVDSTLLPRELKQTTVSTTRDQNLSHLHPNDLKKCLHELFHIGLACSVESPRKRINMKDVIRELDVIKIALSRK
- the LOC127093870 gene encoding uncharacterized protein LOC127093870, translating into MANEADTYPCAKEKMDNLLKFLKFNSSLNIPTGAVAQTGFEKVRIADGSYSSIAGKCSIKISEQITLQSVLHVSKFACNLLSVYKLSKDTNCSVLFRPSTCVFQDQNSGKTIETAREMNGLYYLDGIQFGNTTFFGSNSTNSSPVSYQGESQFNNKEDNFWETLSALDDIVTTNHPSAKIIESEIGGETLIKDDNPELKVYVRKKFHKGGANPIVSLVEIQSDLSSEGPTDNLPSSSSYGNPSYSSNDLSDLSFPDINLPISVRKNIHDLDVPIAERKGSRDDVKSISDLKRRLEAEFDIKDLGKLKFFLGMEFARSKEGIFLNQRKYILDLLTETAMTRCKAIETPMDPNVKLKPVAEDEIIDRERYQRLTERLIYLSHTRPDIAFAVSVISQFMHASGATHFKAIFRILRYLKGTPRKGLIFRNKGHIQVEAYIDANWASNINDRRSTSRYCTFVGGNLVTWRSKKQNVVARSSVEAEF